A region of the Haemophilus parainfluenzae genome:
AAGGGCAAGGTTTAAGGTGTTGTCACCAATATCAGACACGTCTAATGTTGGGTGTAACTGACGAATAATACGCGCTGCTTTTGACATTTGGTCTGCGTTTTCTAATGTGACCGTTGTACCAAATTTGTCGCCATTTTTAATCGCCGTAAACTGAATTTTTTCTTTACGTAATTCGTTGCGTAATGTGTCTTGTAACTGTTCTTGGCGTTTAGCAAGGGCGGAATTCATGTCCACTTCCATCAAGAAACGTACCCCACCACGTAAGTCCAAACCCCATTTCATCGGGTTAGCACCAATGCTGCTTAACCAAGCCGGTGTTGCCGGTGCAAGGTTTAATGCTGTGGTGTAGTTGTTGCCAAGTTTTTCTGCAATTTTATCTTTGGCAAGAAGTTGGTCATCTGTGTTGGTGAAACGGGCAAGAATAGAGCCATTTTCAAGAACGATAGATTTGGTTGGAAGGTTATTTTCTTTCAGTACGTTTTGTACTTCAGTTAATGCGGTGGTGTCTGCTTGTTGTCCGCGAGTACCAGAAATTTGCACCGCAGGATCTTCACCATAGATATTTGGAAGAGAGTATAAAGCACCAATGGCGACCACAAGGATCACCATTAGATTCTTCCATAATGGGTAACGATTTAACATAGTTTTCCCTTTAGGAATTTAAATTAGAGAGATTTTACAGAACCTTTCGGTAATACTGAAACGATATAGTTACGGTTAATCGTGATTTCAGTAGTATCGTTTAAAGCGATAACAATTTCAGCACCTTCGGTTACTTTAGTGATTTTACCAATCAAACCACCGGCGGTTAATACTTCAGTGCCTTTCGCTAATTCAGACATTAATTTTTTGTGTTCTTTATTACGTTTTGCTTGTGGGCGGTAAATCATAAAATAAAAAATTAAACCGAAGATCACGAAAATAAATAATGTGGACATTGGGCTTTGTGCTTCCATTGTGTTTTCCTTATAAAATGAAAAGTTAAAAGTGTGCGTAAAATACCATAAAACGGCATTCAGTAAAAGCCGATGAAGGCAATAACGCCTAGAATTTTGGGATTAATTGATTTTTTTCAAGCAAACTTCGAAGATTTGTTCGGAAAGCCAATGTTGCTCCACTAATTCACATTGATTTTCTTCACAAAAAACAACAAAGTTTTCTACCGCACTTTGACGATTTAATTGCAAAACTAATTCATCATTTGGCGCTAAATTTGCCAAAGCCTTCTTCGCGGTTAAAAGCGGAATCGGGCAGGAAAGTGCGGTCAAATTTAATTGATATTTCATGATTTAAGCTTGGCGACGAGCAAACATAATTTTGCCCATAGCCGTGAGTTGTTCTGCTGATAAATATTGCTTACCAAGCTCAAATAGCGGCTCTTCAAGGGCAATGTGTCTATCATAGCTCGCCACAAACAGCGTAATCAGCCTTTCATCTACATCAGTGCGTTTTTCAACAATTAATTCTTCTAGCTGCTCGGAAAGCTTTGTCCAATTTTCATGCAAAGTAACATGTTGGCGTTCTAATTCATCCACCGACTCTTTCGCTTGAGGTGCTTTTTCAATTAAAGCGGGGAAAAAGTCTTTTTCTTCATCATCATGGTGAAGTGGTGCAGCATGATTAAAATACTGCAAAATAGTTTTCACATCATTTAATACGGCTTGATTCACGCCATTTTTTTCTAAATAACTAGGAAGAATGGTGAGCTGCTTGCAAAAGCGTTTCACTTTACTATGACAAGCATAAAGCATATCAATCGGCTCATTCCAAGTGGCAAATTGTTGAGGTTCGAGGATTTGCATAAGGTTTCCTTTGTTAAAAAGTGCGGTCAAAAAACGCTTCATTTTTCTACCGCACTTTCATCAATTATGATTTATCCGCTAATTGTAATGGTGGAACAGGTTTGCCCATGCGAGCATAGAATTCCACCACAAAATCATCAAAACGATCGTCTTCGATAGCTTGACGAATTTCCGCCATTAAACGTTGATAATAGCGTAAATTGTGAATGGTATTTAAGCGTGCACCTAAAATTTCACCGCATTTATCTAAATGATATAAATAGGCTTTTGTGTAGTTTTTACAGGTGTAGCAATCACATTCAGGATCTAATGGGCTCGTATCATCGCGATATTTTGCATTACGGATTTTAACAATGCCGTCAGTCACGAATAAATGACCGTTACGTGCGTTACGGGTTGGCATTACGCAGTCAAACATATCAATACCACGACGCACGCCTTCCACTAAATCTTCCGGTTTACCTACGCCCATTAAATAACGCGGTTTATCAGCCGGGATTTGTGGGCAGATGTATTCTAAAATGCGGTGCATATCTTCTTTAGGTTCGCCTACCGCTAAACCGCCCACCGCATAACCGTCAAAGCCAATATTCACTAAACCTTCTAGTGATACTTTGCGTAATTCTTCAAATACGCCGCCTTGAATAATACCGAATAGCGCATTTTTATTGCCTAATTCATCAAAGCGATCGCGGCTGCGTTTTGCCCAACGAAGAGACATTTCCATGGATTTTTTCGCATAATCGAAAGTCGCTGGATAAGGCGTACATTCATCGAAAATCATCACGATGTCAGAACCTAAATCATATTGAATTTCCATGGATTTTTCAGGTGAAAGGAAAATGCGCTCACCGTTAATTGGGTTTTGAAATTTCACGCCTTCTTCGGTGATTTTACGTAATTTACCTAAACTAAATACTTGGAAACCGCCACTGTCAGTCAAAATCGGGCGATGCCATTGCATAAAGTCATGTAAATCACCGTGTTTACGCATGACTTCTTGACCTGGACGAAGCCATAAATGGAAGGTGTTACCCAATAAAATTTCAGCACCCGTCGCACGCACTTCTTCTGGTGTCATGCCTTTTACCGTGCCATAAGTACCCACTGGCATAAATGCAGGGGTTTCAACGGTGAACGTACCTTGTGGACGTTCAAATACCAAGCGACCACGACGCGCATTGCCACTGGTTTTATCTAATTCATATTTCATTTTTTTCCTCAACGAATAAACAGTTCGTAGGTTGTTGTTCAATAAAAAAGCCTGTTAGTACAGGCTTCTTGATAGGTATTTTATGAGTTGGTTGAAAATAAGTCAAACCACTTATTCTAACCCTTTCACATTGGGATTTTTAGTAATGAACATCGCATCGCCATAACTGAAAAAACGGTAGCGATTTTCGACCGCACTTTTATAGGCGTTCATGGTGTGGCTAAAGCCTGCGAAGGCAGACACCAACATAATCAATGTGCTTTCTGGCAAGTGGAAGTTGGTAATCAACGCATCCACCACGCGGAAGGACTTGCCTGGATAAATAAAAATGGACGTATCAGAAAAATAAGGTTCAATTAAATCAGGGTTGCCATTTTCTTCTGCAGATAGGGCGGCAGTTTCGACAGAACGTACTGATGTTGTACCTACTGCAATGACGCGTTTGCCCACTTTTTTCGTTTCAATAATGGCATTGCAGACTTCTTGAGAAAGCTCCACATATTCCGCGTGCATAATGTGATCTTCAATATTTTTAACACGTACGGGTTGGAATGTGCCTGCGCCCACGTGCAAGGTCACAAATTCAAAATTAACGCCTTTTTCGTGTAATTTTTGTAACAGTTCATCATCAAAATGCAAGCCAGCCGTTGGCGCAGCCACTGCACCAGGCACTTTGTTATACACGGTTTGATAGCATTCTTGATCCGCTTCTTCATCAGGGCGATCAATATAAGGCGGCAAAGGCATATGACCGATTTCTTGTAACACATCAAGCACATTGCGACTTTTATCCGATAATTCCACTTCAAAAAGCGTATCTTGACGACCCACCATAATGGCTTTTACGCCATTATTCTCACCCAGTTTATCTTCGCCTAAAAATAATTCTGCGCCTTCTTTCGGGGCTTTTGATGAGCGAATATGCGCTAAGAAATGATGTTCACTTAAAACACGTTCGACCAACACTTCAATTTTCCCGCCGCTGGCTTTACAACCAAACATACGAGCAGGGATTACGCGCGTATTGTTAAAAATCAACAAATCCCCTTCGTCGATTAAATCCAATACATCCGTAAAAGTGCGGTGAGAAATTTCCCCGTTTTCGCCATTAAGCTGTAGCAAACGGCAAGAAGAGCGATCTTCTTTAGGGTAACGAGCAATCAGCTCATCTGGTAAGCCAAAATGAAAGTCAGAAACACGCATAATTGTAAATCATGAAAGCTAAAAATGGGGCATAGTCTAGAGCGAATAAGGGGGAAATACAAGGGGGAATATTGTTGGGCATGAATCGGGTTGAGAGATAGAGTGGGAAGGCAAATATTATACTATTCAAATTTATTAAGTTTTGTTTCAACGCATAGCCACCCGAAGGTGGCTGCAACGTTATTCATCTCGCTTTACTTGCGATGATTTGGTTTCAACGCATAGCCACCCGAAGGTGGCTGCTCCCTACATAAAAAAGCAAGACAAATCAGCAAATTAAATACCGTATTTCGCTAACTGATTTTATGATAAGGAGTTTAGTTAGTATAACGGCCACATTGTCGTTATACAAATAGATTAACTTATCCAAATTGTTAAAGAAAACAAAGATCGCTATCCCATCAGGGTTTTAATGAGAACAACAGGTTAGCGAACTAAATGACAAACACGTCTTTAAATACATCTACTGCCGGTTTTGCCCCATGATGCTCCACTTTATTACGCCACTTACTGCCTAAATGATAAAAACGCAGGCTGTCACATGTGGGGTCGTAGGTTTCCAACAGTTTGCTTTTCAACATAACCCATTGGTCAGGCGTGACATCGCATTCAAATACCGAATATTGCGCCCGCACGCCGTAATCTAAGCAATGTTTTGCGATACGACGCAATCGCGCTTGCCCGTTTGGATCGTCAAAAGAAATATCATAAGTAATCAGCATTAACATGGTTTATCTCATCAAAAACGGTGGATATTCCGCCAAATCTCCGCGTAAATGGCGCGCCAACAGCATTGCCTGAATATACGGCAGCAACCCGATTTCCACTTCCTCCCCCAAAAACGGATGAACGATTTTCTCCTGCTTTTTCGCCTGCAAGGCTTGGAACAACAGCTTACGCGCATCGGCTTTTAAGCTTACCGCGCCGCTTGCCTCGGTAACGAAATCCTGCGGTTTGATTTGCCCGCGGTTAA
Encoded here:
- the cas2 gene encoding CRISPR-associated endonuclease Cas2; the encoded protein is MLMLITYDISFDDPNGQARLRRIAKHCLDYGVRAQYSVFECDVTPDQWVMLKSKLLETYDPTCDSLRFYHLGSKWRNKVEHHGAKPAVDVFKDVFVI
- a CDS encoding sulfurtransferase TusA family protein; translated protein: MKYQLNLTALSCPIPLLTAKKALANLAPNDELVLQLNRQSAVENFVVFCEENQCELVEQHWLSEQIFEVCLKKIN
- the queA gene encoding tRNA preQ1(34) S-adenosylmethionine ribosyltransferase-isomerase QueA, yielding MRVSDFHFGLPDELIARYPKEDRSSCRLLQLNGENGEISHRTFTDVLDLIDEGDLLIFNNTRVIPARMFGCKASGGKIEVLVERVLSEHHFLAHIRSSKAPKEGAELFLGEDKLGENNGVKAIMVGRQDTLFEVELSDKSRNVLDVLQEIGHMPLPPYIDRPDEEADQECYQTVYNKVPGAVAAPTAGLHFDDELLQKLHEKGVNFEFVTLHVGAGTFQPVRVKNIEDHIMHAEYVELSQEVCNAIIETKKVGKRVIAVGTTSVRSVETAALSAEENGNPDLIEPYFSDTSIFIYPGKSFRVVDALITNFHLPESTLIMLVSAFAGFSHTMNAYKSAVENRYRFFSYGDAMFITKNPNVKGLE
- a CDS encoding hemerythrin domain-containing protein; translation: MQILEPQQFATWNEPIDMLYACHSKVKRFCKQLTILPSYLEKNGVNQAVLNDVKTILQYFNHAAPLHHDDEEKDFFPALIEKAPQAKESVDELERQHVTLHENWTKLSEQLEELIVEKRTDVDERLITLFVASYDRHIALEEPLFELGKQYLSAEQLTAMGKIMFARRQA
- the tgt gene encoding tRNA guanosine(34) transglycosylase Tgt, which gives rise to MKYELDKTSGNARRGRLVFERPQGTFTVETPAFMPVGTYGTVKGMTPEEVRATGAEILLGNTFHLWLRPGQEVMRKHGDLHDFMQWHRPILTDSGGFQVFSLGKLRKITEEGVKFQNPINGERIFLSPEKSMEIQYDLGSDIVMIFDECTPYPATFDYAKKSMEMSLRWAKRSRDRFDELGNKNALFGIIQGGVFEELRKVSLEGLVNIGFDGYAVGGLAVGEPKEDMHRILEYICPQIPADKPRYLMGVGKPEDLVEGVRRGIDMFDCVMPTRNARNGHLFVTDGIVKIRNAKYRDDTSPLDPECDCYTCKNYTKAYLYHLDKCGEILGARLNTIHNLRYYQRLMAEIRQAIEDDRFDDFVVEFYARMGKPVPPLQLADKS
- the yajC gene encoding preprotein translocase subunit YajC, yielding MEAQSPMSTLFIFVIFGLIFYFMIYRPQAKRNKEHKKLMSELAKGTEVLTAGGLIGKITKVTEGAEIVIALNDTTEITINRNYIVSVLPKGSVKSL